In Papaver somniferum cultivar HN1 chromosome 1, ASM357369v1, whole genome shotgun sequence, a genomic segment contains:
- the LOC113300038 gene encoding BAG family molecular chaperone regulator 1-like, whose product MMKKTYSPNSSNGYDSSNSTPKQEEEEAGVEWEMRPGGMLVQKRCSSKSDTQSTLTHLNLRVAYGSMRYEMSIAPQSTFGELKKLLAAETGLQPAEQLLTFKGKDRGNGEFLDRSGVKNKSKIILVEDPSSKERRFIEMRKNAKLQSAHRAISDISMEVEKLVAEVSAIEKSVSNGIKVAEVQITTLTEMLMRQAIKLDSIATEGDTSTHKNLQSKRVQKCVEALDVLKVSNAGVKPAVVKSKWEAMEAAQSRPQWEYFD is encoded by the exons ATGATGAAGAAGACATATTCACCGAATTCTAGTAATGGGTACGATTCTTCAAATTCAACaccaaaacaagaagaagaagaagctggagTTGAATGGGAAATGAGACCCGGAGGAATGCTGGTTCAGAAAAGATGCTCATCCAAATCTGATACTCAATCCACATTGACTCATTTAAATCTCCGGGTTGCTTATGGATCAATGCGTTATGAAATGTCCATTGCTCCTCAGTCGACTTTCG GGGAATTAAAGAAGCTTCTTGCAGCTGAGACAGGATTACAACCAGCGGAACAGTTGCTTACGTTTAAGGGAAAAGACAGGGGGAATGGAGAATTCTTGGATAGGTCTGGTGTGAAAAACAAATCCAAGATTATTTTAGTAGAAGATCCATCTAGCAAAGAGAGGAGATTCATTGAGATGCGCAAGAATGCAAAGCTTCAAAGCGCCCACAGAGCGATATCCGACATATCCATGGAGGTTGAGAAATTGGTGGCTGAG GTTTCTGCCATCGAGAAGTCGGTCTCAAATGGTATTAAAGTAGCCGAGGTACAAATCACAACTCTCACTGAAATGCTAATGAGGCAAGCAATCAAGTTGGATAGCATTGCCACTGAAGGAGACACATCAACTCACAAAAACTTGCAG AGCAAGAGGGTGCAAAAGTGTGTTGAGGCCTTAGATGTGCTGAAGGTGTCAAATGCTGGAGTAAAGCCTGCCGTCGTCAAGTCGAAGTGGGAGGCCATGGAGGCTGCTCAAAGTAGACCACAGTGGGAATATTTTGATTGA